The DNA region TTCCTATGAGGGCAGCGGGACAATCTCTGTCGGGTGGGGAGATAATGGAAACTAGTTAGAGATTGTTTATGAATGTCCACAGCAGCCCCAGCTTCGATTGCTCATGCCAGCTACGGCCGATCAGGCCCCGACGGCAGCCGGTTGGGATTCTATTCGTTGGAGTGATTTGCTGGGCTAGCGGCCTGCTCGGCGGGGAGCTCCGGGCGGGCAGTGTCACAGATTGGTTGGATCAGGCGCAGGCGACTGGATCGAATGTCACGGCGTCGATCAATGGCGGGGCGGGGTGGAGCTTCGATGGGAGCAGTGGGGGGAGCTACAATTTCGGGGCGTTGGATGCGCTGGATGGGAAGCCGGTGGACGGCGCGACGGTGGAGTTTTTGTTCAACTTCTCGGACTTCAGTGGCTCGATGGCGATTGGCGCGGTGGGTGGGGACTCCACTGCTCGTGAGATGAATGTGTTCAAGCTGGAGCAGTGGCAGAACACGGGGAAATTCGGGATCACGCTGCCCGGTGAGGTGGATTATTCGTTGCAGGCGGATTCCGTGTTCGACCAGGACCTGCACGTGATTTTTCGTCGGAACGACGATGAGGGAACTATCGATTTGTTTGTCAATGGAGCTTATGTCGAGACCCATGCGGACAAGGGAGATTGGCGGCTTGATGGCGGATGGGGTTACATTGGTTCTAGTTCAAGCAGCACCCAGGATGTGCCGACCGGGCGGGTTTATGGTGTCGCATCTTATGACGCTGCACTGAGCGATCAGGAGATTGCGGCGCTTTACAATGCCTACAATGGTCCGGCAGCCGACCCGCATGCGGTGGTCACACCGGCGGCGCTTGATTTCGGGGATTATGACTCGGTGGTTGGGCCGTTGGATCTGGCGGTGACGATTGCCAACTACGGGGCGACTGAGAACTTGGAGATCAGCAGTGTGCTGGTGACAGGGGTGGATGCGGACCATTTCAGCTTGAGCAGCTATCCGTCGAGCGTGGCCCCATCGGGCAGTGTGGAGTTGATGGTTCGGTTCAACACATCGGCAGCAGAGGGCACGGTGAGGGCGACGTTGCAGATCGAGACCAATGGGGCGAACCGTGGATCGTTTGAGATTCCTCTCACGGCTTTTGCGTTCGAGCCTCTGCCGGAGAAGGCGGCATTGTTGGTGATCAACCCGCACCCGGATGACGAGGGGCTCTTCTACGGGGGGACGCTGGCTTATTACAGTCAGGTGCGCAATTTACCGACGGTGATGATGTCGATGACCAGCGGCGACTCCGGGATTTCTGTCAGCGACCCAGCGGACCGCTTTTTGCGGGAAGATGAAATGCGCAATGCGGCGAGAGCCTACGGGGTCAAATACGAGCCGATCTTTGCGCGCTTCGACGATGGAGGAAGCAGCATCGAAACCTTGGAGACGTGGACTCAGTTTCCGAATACGGGCGACGATGCCGCGGATTATTTGTCGCCGTTTACCGGTAATCCGGTGGAGTACACTGCGCGGGTGATCCGGAAGTTGCGTCCGGAGGTCTTGCTCACCAGCGACAGCGGCGGGGACTACGGGCATTTGGACCATCGGCACACTTCTGCGGCGGTGGTCGCGGCTTATGCAATGGCGGCGGATTCGAGTGTGACGATTCTGGACGACGAGGGGAATCCATTGCCGGCGTGGGCGGTGACCAAGTTCTACGTGCACGATGCGGATTTCGACGACGCGAACCATCTTGGTCATTTGTTCCACAACTATTGGGAGACGCCTTACGATGAGCTCGGCGGCGCGACCGCACGCGAGGTGACCCAGCAGGGGCTGTTGGCGCACCAGTCTCAGAATATCGATTACGTGACGCGTACTTATTACGGTCAGGCGTATTGGGGTGGTCAGTACGAGCCGGGTGAACTTTGGAGCATGCTCGAATCGACCGTCGGACTGGATACCTTCAATGTCGGCGAGCTGAGTGATGATCCGGATTTCGACAACTTTCCCGATATCCATCACGGGGACTTTATGGAAAACATCGACCTGTCGCTCTTCGCCGGTTATCTGGCCGATACCAACCGCGACGGGCTGGTCGATGGCGATGACTTGACCTTGATGCTCGGCAGGCTCGGCCAGGAGGTGCCGATTGGCTCGGTGGCGAGCGGGGATGCCAATAGCGACGGGATCGTGGACCAGCGTGATTTGGATTTGTTGCATGCGGCCAACCCGGACACCGACAATGACAAGCTGCCCGATGTGTGGGAGCTGGCACACTTCAGTGGGGTTGCCGCTGCGGATCCGGCCGCCGATGACGATGGCGACGGGGTCAGTGTGGGGGACGAATATGTGGCGGGGCTCGACCCAGCGGTGGCTGATCGGATTGAGTTTTCGATCGGTGACGCACCAAGGGCGGTCTATTTCACCGTGCCAGCGGCTGGCGGTACCGGTTATGCCGGGCTGACGAGACGCTATCAGTTGCTCTATTCGCCCGACTTGGTCGATTGGAGCACCGTCGTGCGCGAGGGCGTGGCCGATGGGGCCTTGCAAAGCGAGAGCATTCCTGAAGATCAGCCTCATGGGTTCTACAAGCTCGACTTGATTGTCGAGTGATGGGCGGCGTCTGTGGTTGAGACGACGATCCATTGGAATTCCCGATTGCGTTGTGGGCGGGCGTGGGGATGATGGAGGCGATGACGACAACGACTGACATTGGAATCTCTGGAATCGGGATGTGGAGTGCCCTGGGCAAGGGATGGGAGGCAACCCGTGAGTCGTTGATCGCGCGGCGCAATGCGTTCGTACCGCTCGGTGAGTCGCCGATGATGACGGATAAATTGGAGGCCTACCGTGAGTTGCCGCTCGCGTTGTTGGCCGGGCGAGGGACTTTGAAGCGCCGGATGTTCGGAGTGACCACCGCGTTGGCCATGGATGTCGCGCAGATGGCGCTGGAGGATGCCGGCGTGCGCAAGGGGGATGATTTGTCCGACATGGGCGTGGTGGTAGGCAGCAGCCGGGGGAACATAGGCGGGTGGTTGACGCCGCTGCCGGGGCGCCGACCGGTTGGGATTCTAGAGGCGACCAACTCGATGCACAGTGAGATCGCGGCGGCGGTGACGATCGAGTGGGGGATCCGCGGACCGTATCATGTGCTGGCCAATGGGTGTTCGGCCGGGTTGGCTGCGGTGGACATGGCTCGGATGATGATTCATTTCGGCCAAGTGCGACGTGTGTTGGTGATCGGTGTGGATTTGCCGGTCTCACCGGAGTTGCTCGAAGCCTATGCGGCGACGGACATGTTGTCGCGCAATGGAGTGAATGACCCGTATGATTCGCGTTCGGCCGGCTTCTTGCCTGGCGAGGCGGGGGCGGCGATGGTTTTTGAAGCGGTGGACGATGCATGTGCCGACGAGGCGCAGACGTGGCCGAGGTTGCTCGGATGTTGGACAAACTCGGATGCCGCACATCTGCTGGGCGTGCCGGATGGCGGTCCCGGTGTGAGGGATCTGGTCGACCGCATGCGCAACGACCTGGACGGAAGGTCGCTGCGTGCGATTTGTCCGCACGCCAGCGGGACGGAGGTGCATGGCCGGGCCGAAGCCGATGCCTTGCGCACTGCGCTGGTCGACTGGCCGGCGGGTGATGTGCTGCCGTCGCTCCATGTGATGAAGCCGTACACCGGGCACTCCATGGGAGCGAGTGGGGCGTTTGATCTGGCGGTGCTGGCGGTCTGCGGACGCGAAGGGTGGCTGCCGCCGAACCTTCCGGGGCTGTGTGGAATTGGTGCCAGCGCCCGTGTGCCGGAAGCGGTGGAAGCGGTCGATTCTGGTGAGGTGCTGGTGAAAATTGCCTCGGGCATGGGGGGGCAGAATGTGGTCGTGGCGCTCGAGGTGCCGGCTTTGGTTTCCACGGCGGATGACGTGCAGCGTGAGCATGCCGGTGCCGCGGATGAATTGGTGGTCGATGTGGCGTCGCAGACGATGGATGTGTTTGCCGCTGGTGTTTGTGTGCGCCGGTATCCGGTGTCGACCGCCCGCAATGGCGTGGGATTTGCCGAAGGAAGTTACCAGACGCCGACGGGGAATTTTGAGATCTCCGAAGTGTTCGGGGCGGATGCTCCATTGGATACCGTGTTCCAAGGCCGCGTGCCGGTGGGACATGTGGGCGATGACGCGTTCGACGCTGATGCCGATTTGGTGGTGGCGCGCATCCTTTGGTTGGCGGGGCTGGATGAGGAGAACGCGAACAGCAAAGAGCGCTACATTTACATTCACGGGACCAACCACGAGGAGCTGATCGGAGAACCGGCGAGCTGCGGCTGTGTGCGGATGCGTAATGCCGACGTGGCCGAGTTGTTTGAGATGGTCGGACCGGGCACGCCGGTGCGGATCGTGGGGTAGTAGGGCGGCCGAGGGCCTGCGCGAGGAGCGTGTGTGGGAGTGCAGCGAGAATCGCTGCTTTGTATCGACGAGCAATCCTGGGAGCGCCCATCAAGCGTGCGGGGCTTGGCATTCCTTGGGAGTGGCGATCCTTGCGGCACCTCGCAAAGCTGTCCGATACCCGGTGTGGATCGTGGGCCATTCGGGTGAATCCGCCTTGATTTCGGCGTTAGTCCCAGCCATGGGTATGAGCGATGCATATCAGCGACATTTTGTCCGAAGGACGCCCAAGCTTTTCCTTTGAGTTTTTCCCACCCGGCACGCCGGAGGCGCTTGAGCGCCTGTACACCACGATGCGTGAGTTGGAGGAACTCAATCCGGCATTTGTCAGCGTGACCTACGGCGCGGGTGGCAGCACACGCGAGCTCACTCACGAGTTGGTCGTGCGCCTGAAAGAAACCACGACGCTGGATCCGATCCCACACCTGACCTGCGTCTGCCACAGCGAGGAGGAAATCTCGTCGATCGTTGAGAACTACGCCAAGGCCGGTGTCAGCAATCTGCTCGCGCTCGGCGGAGATCCGCCGCGTAGCATGCCGAACTACGATCGCTCGCAGGATGCCTTCCGCTATGCAT from Sulfuriroseicoccus oceanibius includes:
- a CDS encoding PIG-L family deacetylase; its protein translation is MDQAQATGSNVTASINGGAGWSFDGSSGGSYNFGALDALDGKPVDGATVEFLFNFSDFSGSMAIGAVGGDSTAREMNVFKLEQWQNTGKFGITLPGEVDYSLQADSVFDQDLHVIFRRNDDEGTIDLFVNGAYVETHADKGDWRLDGGWGYIGSSSSSTQDVPTGRVYGVASYDAALSDQEIAALYNAYNGPAADPHAVVTPAALDFGDYDSVVGPLDLAVTIANYGATENLEISSVLVTGVDADHFSLSSYPSSVAPSGSVELMVRFNTSAAEGTVRATLQIETNGANRGSFEIPLTAFAFEPLPEKAALLVINPHPDDEGLFYGGTLAYYSQVRNLPTVMMSMTSGDSGISVSDPADRFLREDEMRNAARAYGVKYEPIFARFDDGGSSIETLETWTQFPNTGDDAADYLSPFTGNPVEYTARVIRKLRPEVLLTSDSGGDYGHLDHRHTSAAVVAAYAMAADSSVTILDDEGNPLPAWAVTKFYVHDADFDDANHLGHLFHNYWETPYDELGGATAREVTQQGLLAHQSQNIDYVTRTYYGQAYWGGQYEPGELWSMLESTVGLDTFNVGELSDDPDFDNFPDIHHGDFMENIDLSLFAGYLADTNRDGLVDGDDLTLMLGRLGQEVPIGSVASGDANSDGIVDQRDLDLLHAANPDTDNDKLPDVWELAHFSGVAAADPAADDDGDGVSVGDEYVAGLDPAVADRIEFSIGDAPRAVYFTVPAAGGTGYAGLTRRYQLLYSPDLVDWSTVVREGVADGALQSESIPEDQPHGFYKLDLIVE
- a CDS encoding beta-ketoacyl synthase N-terminal-like domain-containing protein → MEFPIALWAGVGMMEAMTTTTDIGISGIGMWSALGKGWEATRESLIARRNAFVPLGESPMMTDKLEAYRELPLALLAGRGTLKRRMFGVTTALAMDVAQMALEDAGVRKGDDLSDMGVVVGSSRGNIGGWLTPLPGRRPVGILEATNSMHSEIAAAVTIEWGIRGPYHVLANGCSAGLAAVDMARMMIHFGQVRRVLVIGVDLPVSPELLEAYAATDMLSRNGVNDPYDSRSAGFLPGEAGAAMVFEAVDDACADEAQTWPRLLGCWTNSDAAHLLGVPDGGPGVRDLVDRMRNDLDGRSLRAICPHASGTEVHGRAEADALRTALVDWPAGDVLPSLHVMKPYTGHSMGASGAFDLAVLAVCGREGWLPPNLPGLCGIGASARVPEAVEAVDSGEVLVKIASGMGGQNVVVALEVPALVSTADDVQREHAGAADELVVDVASQTMDVFAAGVCVRRYPVSTARNGVGFAEGSYQTPTGNFEISEVFGADAPLDTVFQGRVPVGHVGDDAFDADADLVVARILWLAGLDEENANSKERYIYIHGTNHEELIGEPASCGCVRMRNADVAELFEMVGPGTPVRIVG